The following is a genomic window from Strix aluco isolate bStrAlu1 chromosome 3, bStrAlu1.hap1, whole genome shotgun sequence.
ACATAGGACTGACAATCCcacctgagaaaatacagaccCCCTCCAGTgaggtaaaatttttaggaatctggTGGAAGGGAGGCATGACGTGCATCCCACCGGAGACTCTCTCCTCTCTCGATCAGATCAAGATACCAGAgtcaaagaaagacttacagCATGCACTGgggttgcttgtgttttggaggaaacacATACCTGATTTTTCAATTATTGCCAGACCCTTATATGATTTACTGAGAAAAAGAGCCCAGTGGGAGTGGACTCAGGTCCACGATGAGGCTTTACAGTTGTTGGTGTTTGAAGCGACTGCCTACCAGGCCCTGGGTCCAATTCACCCAACAGACCCGGTCCAGATTGAATGGGGGTTCGCCAAGACCGGATTGTCCATCCATTTGTGGCAAAAGGGTCCAGAAGGTCCAGTTAGGCCCATTGGGTTTTATTCTCGTAGCTTTAAAGATGCTGAGAAAAGATATACAACTTGGGAAAAAGGTTTATTTGTGGTTAGCCTAGCTCTGAGAGAAGCCGAACGTACCATTCGGCAACAACCTTTAGTTCTCAGAGGCCCATTTAAAGTGATCAAAGCTGTTTTGGCAGGAACTCCACCCCCTGACGGGGTGGCTCAGAGAGCCTCTGTGCGAAAATGGTATGCACAAATAGAGCACTACtgtgaaatcttttctgtaaccGAAGGAGCCCCGAAAGTGCTAAATATACAAGATGAGGTAAACCCAGATAAGGAAAAATCCGAGCTTTTGTCAGTAATACAAGTAGCTCCTCCATTTTCTGGACAATTGCAAAACGTCTGGTTTACAGATGCCTCATCAAAACGGGAGGGGAAGATTTGGAAATACCGAGCTGTGGCACTTCAGGTAGACACCAAGGAACAGATCATTACTGAAGGAGAAGGTAGCGCACAAGTAGGAGAACTAATTGCTGTGTGGAGCGTTTTCCAACATGAGGCTCAATCCGCTTCTTCTGTCTATATCTATACTGACTCTTATGCTGTATTCAAAGGTTGCACTGAATGGCTTCCTTTCTGGGAACAAAATGGATGGGAGGTCAACAGAATACCTGTgtggcaaaaggaaaaatggcaggaTATCCTTACCATTGCCAGACGAGGGAAATTTGCAGTAGCATGGGTAGCATCTCACCAGCAGGATAACACCCCAGTAAGCCGCTGGAATGCTGAGGCGGATGAGCTAGCCCGGCTGGCTCCCCTACAAAGCTCCCAAATAGCAGAGGATTGGGAAAGTCTGTTGGAATGGCTACATGTAAAGCGGAAACATTCAGGAATTAAGGACCTCTATTGTGAGGCACAAGCCCGAGGGTGGCCAGTGACCCGGgaagaatgtaaaacttgtatATCTTCCTGTGAGCAATGCCGTGTCCGGTTGGACAGACATCCCCTGGAGAGTGACCCTCTGcacttaagagagggaaaaggcctatgggaggcctggcagattgattacatCGGTCCCTTtcgaaaatcagaaggaaagcattATATACTGGTAGGTGTAGAGATAGTATCCGGACTAGTGCAAGCTAAAGCATGTGCCAAAGCAACaggagaaaatacaataaaagcacTGAAGGAATGGTTTGGAATCTTCCCCAAGCCGCACTCAATCCAATCGGATAATGGCTCACATTTTACAGCCAAAGTGGTCCAAGAgtgggcagcccaggagggaaTTTCGTGGGTGTTTCATACTCCTTACTATCCACAAGCAAACggaattgtggaaagaacaaatggtctaCTAAAACGTTTCCTCAAACCGCATAAGCCAGGATGGGCTGAGCGCGTGTGGGACGCAGTGACCAGCGTCAACAGTCGCTGGGGAGTAAACGGATGCCCGAAGATCACGGCATTCTGTCCAAAACCTCCAACAATTATACCAGCCCCTCATGGTCCTGATCACCCTAGCAACCCATCCCactttccaggacaacctgtcctGGTCGAACTCCCTACAGTGGGCAAAGTGCCACTGGTGTTGGACACGCCCCTTAACAAATAtacctggaaggcaaaagatgccTGTGGGAAAATCCATAAGATTCACACGAGATGGATTGTCCCCTCCTTCTAACCCGAGAAGcgaatttgtttttgtttcattttcaggaggaagcaAGCGACACAGACGCAGCTACAGAGGGAGTGAAGCAGGCGCAGACTTTGATGCAATCTGATTATGATGTGTATGTTGATTTTTGTTGCATTATATTGGGGTCTTATCTATGAAGCTGAAGGGAAGCCAATTCCCCCACCTTTACCCAACCCACATGACCCCCTTGAGGATAATGAATTTGTTTCGTTAGCAAAGACTGTAAGTCAAACCTTTAATCTAAGCCACTGTTGGGTTTGTGGAGGACCCCtaggattatcaagctggccgtgggtttCTATACCGCTCTCCCCATGTCAGATTGTAAGTAACTATAGCGACATTGCAAATACCACCTGGGATGATAGCGGAACTTGGCCAGTCCAATTCCCAAATAAGGGCAAATTTTGTTTAAATCGcactcagaaaggaggagttgatgtAGGGgagagtaagtgtcaatggacactCACACACAAATTGATTAACAAAGATAGGGGCATTTATGTATGGTTGTGGCTCAACGAACAAGGAcgcagcaaaggattcaaggggttttggtcaaacaaaaatgaaacagaacatgCTAAATTGCCGGGAAACAACTTTTTCAATCAAACTTGTGAACGGAAAAACGACACTGGGTCTTGGTACTGTACCATCCGAATAAACAATCATCTAAATGAGGTTTTCAGCCCTCTGGGAGATAGAAACACAAcctattttcaaaccccaaggactgcagagggaccttTTGCCAAAGGTACCAAAGCCAAAAAGGGCCATTATTGGATAtgtggacatactgcctacaaacaactGCCAGCAAACTGGTCGGGAATTTGCTATGTAGGAATCATCCGAcccctgtttttcctccttcctgaggCAGATGGCCCTCAACTGGGAATAAGACTATATGACAAGTTAGGGAACAAAAAGATTGACCGCAATAAGCGATCTGTTGAGTTTAAAATAGGTGGAactcaaaagtggggggaaaatgagtggccccctGAAAGAATTATTAAGCATTATGGGCCTGCCACTTGGAACCCCAATGAACcgatatcaggggcaagagaaccaatttataatttgaaccGTATAATTCGACTACAAGCAGTTCTAgaaattattactaataaaactgctaatgctatagaccttttaactcaacaatctcaacagatgcgcactgcaaTCCTTCAACATCGTATGGTTTTAGACTACCTAttagctgaagagggaggagtatgtggaaaactaaatgtttctaattgttgTCTGGAAATAGCCgatgtaggtgaagtagtccttcaGCTAACCACAGATATTAGGAAACTAGCTCATGTCCCCGTTCAAACATGGAATGGTTGGAGTGGTGATCTATGGTCTTGGTTACccggagcaccatgggtaaagcagcttctattttatctcatatgtgcatttgccgctttgatgtttttgccatgtgttattccttgctttattcagTTAATCCAACGTGTTGTctctaacatgcaatttatatctaCTGTCTCACCTGATGGTGTAAAGCAGATTCGTATTGTTCGCCAACCAAAGCCTGTAGCTGTACCAATCATTTAACTTGTAAACTTAGGATAGACGCTTTCAGGCCTAAACcgcacatgcgctctgggctgggggcgccCATTTTGGCGGATTCCCGGCCCAGGCAAGTCTGACCACCAGTTATCCTTTGGCATTATAGCTTGTGATAATAATCAGAATGTATGCccttttaatacttgattttctGGCTCTTACTTTGTTGGCTATTGCTGTATTTACCCTTGCGTTTTGTATGTTTTCGTCtggtaagtgtccatgtaaaccctCTTGTAGTTGTGCTGTCTCATGTAAACAaccatctccctcccctccccgccgccaaGGACCGAGAGCACATTTCTCGGTCCGCCCTAAGACGGGACCAAGGGCACATTCCTCGGTCCGGTTTGAGACAGAGCCGAGAGCTCATTCCTCGGTCCAGTTCGAAATGGAACCAAGACCGCATTCCTCAGTCCGGGTTGGGATAGAACCGAGGACGCATTCCCCGGTCCTGGCTGAGACAGCACTTTAACTTTGTTTAGTTGAAAACCTGTTAGtcaatattattattgttatcttTTTATAAGTTTATTTGGGAGGTTGTTACTGTTGTTATAGATAGTGTTGTTCATTTACTTTTAAGTTTGAGAAAGAAGTTTCTAGGCCCTAATGACGCATGCGCAGTGGGaaaaagggggcagggaaaggaattttttttcctgctgcgcaTGCTGATCCCAACTGCAGCGGACGGTGTGGACGGCCAGAGACTCGAACTTTTTGTGGTATTTTAGTTAAAACCGCGGGCAAAGATGGAAGATGTGTCGGATTTGATTTTGATTCACGTTgtaatctttgcttttttaattgctatCTTAATTGTTATgcttattctccttttttgtccctgtaaatgtcaaTTATGTAAACTGCCATTACGTTCTTCTGCTAATTCTTTGGAACCTTAAAGTTAGTTTATAAGATGCTTTTGCTTTACAAAATTGGTTAGTAGTAAGCATGATGCTTTTGTTGGAAGACGTTATCGGTTGTATGTCTGTCAgctaaaaaatgtttatatttgttgtTAATATAGTTGTTAGTAAAAATGCTCACTGCTGTTAAGGATattgttaaagacatgtttatggaaaggaaaatttgctggaaatcttgttATCAGTTGTTGCATTTTTGCGCTTTtctggtctctctctctctctttctgtactgttatctttaacgccaccacgaagacagcaatgtcgagccacggggtggtgtaaggaactgtattagacattgtttgtctctacATTGCTGCTCCGAGACCACCACTTCCCGCCTTGACATCCTGTTGCTCTAGAGGAGTACGCTACAGAGCCCCGACaaaaaaccacgacatccgcccgaagcaAGAACAACAGCAGCCTCGGCCGTGCCTGCCGTGCTGTAACAAGCTAGGTGCGAGACAAGGAGGACttgacaccccccctccccagcacgacCACCATGGACACCTGGGCAAGACCACGGGGTGGCACCTATTCTGTGGAAACGGGTGGACCTTTCGTGGAAACAGCGAGAACTGGGGCTATAAAAGGGTCGCGTACTCCTCTCCAGGGTATCCTGGTCTTCGGCACCTGTTACTTGGACCTGAGACCCCGGCGGCGATTGGAGCTCCTCCACCTACATCACGACTGAGCcgacggaacatcgctggattcctggtggtggcggtaactaGTTGCACCTCTACtgtttttctggcttagggattctgactttctctttcctttcccctctgtcctatcgctgttatcagttgttacaaaaaataaagttcacaagattgtacagcatctgacctcgtttgtgtcttagtctcgctcttgggatcgtttaagaacccaccccgatattggatcgggacattttaaattggcgtcacggacaggatcccttgagacgAGAGTGTTGTACTTTCTTACTGTGTTGGATTTAAGCGTCTCAGGACGACTTTACCCACTTTGTGTTACAATaagttgtgacctcctgagactgaATAGGGGAAATTGTGGACAGAGAGGCTGTATTTGGATTAAGATTAGGTGCGACCTCCTGAGCCTGGACAGGGGAAGTCTCTATGTCAAagtgtgaccctctcaggacgCATATCCCCTTTTTAGTTGGAAAGAGAAAATTGATGGGAACCTTGCCGGCAGTCGATGTTTGTGATGAGGTGCTCTTGCGGGGCAAAGGAATAGATAAGTTATATGATCTTTTGGAGGCGCACCGGTCTCGTCCCTCGGTCCAGGGACTTGATTGGGCGAGAAAACATTGGTTCCAGGTGCAGAGTGTGGTGGATAGAATCAGGGTGTTACAAAAGGAAGCTAAAGttaagaagggaaaaggaaaatctataatTTGTGCAGTACTAGGAGCGAGTCTAGTAGCTGcgatggaagagaaaaaagagaagtctCGCCAAAATGACATTGTCACAGATTCCCTGCAGTCGGCCATACAGAGCCTGCAGAATCAATTGAGAGAAGCCAAAGAAGTAGTAGAGGACCAAAAGGAGCAAATCATGATACTGAAAAGTGAGTTGAGGGAACAACTTTTGGCAGAGACAGACACACTGGCGGAGGCACAAGTGAAGCTTTTAGAGAAAGGAATACGTCAAATTTACCCACAAGGGGATCTGCAGAAGGCAAGAGAAACTGTAGAAAGTCTTCCCCATATGTATCCTTTGGTCAAAACAGAATATGTATACGAGGACGATAGCGATCATCGTCCTCAAGTAAttaccaaagaagtcccatttacatcaaccgaattggcaaagttgaaaaaagattttgcaaggactgcaaaggaatcagagacggaatatgtgtggagagtgtctttgtcaggaggggatggaatcttattgtcagagaaggaagcagagggatattggggtccgggtgtGTTTTTAACTACCGGTGACCACCGAGCCCCATGGTCATTAACTCAGAGAGTCGCGTATTGGGCTGGAGGGCtaaaccccttggagaggggggatccccttgccataacaggtacAGTGGATCAGCTAGTAGAAAGTGTTCAGAAGGCAGCCTGtctgcagatgatgtatgatcgggagctcaagcctaatcagggctccccgatgatgatgcctgtggacccagagaggatgaccCCCCTGATACGGGGACTTCCTGACTCCCTAAAACCCATTGGCATTCAGTTacaaggaaaaattcaaaatagttcCAATGTAGAGAGAATGACGGCCAGTCTTGAGGGGATAGTGACTCCTGACCACCGACAGccagggaggaaagtatggacatggggagaggtggCCCAAGAACtaattaattttgggagaaaatatggccccgTCAGCGGGTCGTCGCAAAGGATAGAAACTAGGATTTTACGGGCTGCAGAGAAAATTATTGGTCGACAATCATCTATGAAGAAGGGCCAAGGCCTGGGATCACCCCGATTTCAGAACTCTGGGAGAGAGAGAcccctaactcgacagggactgtggcaactaGGGCTTCAGAAGGGTGTTCCCCGTGACTTGATGGATGGGCTCACCACGaaaaaattagagcaacttgtgTACAACTGGTCAGGAcaaaaggtcccttccagaccAACCCCAAGTGCCCCACCAATAGTGAGCGATCCACCCCTGATAGACCTTGGGGAGGAACcgactggagaaaagaaggtggcgGGAAACTAGACCCTCCGCCCCCTCAAGGTGAGGGGGGAGGCGGAGGATGGATGTTTATTAGACAACTCACCTGCAACCCAAAAGGGGACTTACTCATAACTGTTGCTGTAGGACCAAGGAAAAGACTAGTAacatttttgattgatactggggCACAAATTTCCGCGCTAACGCGGACCGAAGCAGAACAATGTGGAATTCCGATTCCCTCAAAAAATTTAATTGTCCTAAATgccctgggaaaaacacagtcagtACCTATGACTCCGGTGACACTATGGTTACCAGGAGAAGAAAGCCCTGTCAACACCATGGTAGCCATAGGAGCTTTCCAGATGAATCTTCTAGGTATAGATGTTTTGAAAGGTAGGCAGTGGCGAGACACCCAGGGAAACTCATGGTCATTTGGTGTCTCCCAGATCAGGCAGTTGGCCGGAATACCAAACACAGAAGTGCGTTTATTGCAAGCGGCACCTACCCTGCCACCCTCCAAATTGACAAATGTGAAACCCTACCCACTACCTCTAGGAGCAAGGGAGGGAATCACACCAGTTCTGGAGGATTTAAAAAAGCAAGGTATTGTGGTCCCCACTCACTCTCCCTTCAATTCACCAGCATGGCCGGTCCAAAAGCCAAACGGCAAATGGAGATTGACAATAGATTACAGGAGACtgaatgccaatacaggtccacTCACATCTGCTGTACCAAACATTGCTGAATTGATAGCAACCATTCAGGAACAATCCCACCCTGTCATGGCAACAAttgatgttaaagatatgttttttatggtcCCTTTACAACCTGAGGACCAGGAacgctttgcctttacctgggAGGGACAACAATATACTTTTACGCGACTCCCTCAAGGATACAAACATTCCCCCACGCTGGCTCACCATGCTCTAGCGCAAGAGTTAGAAACAattcccagaaaagcagaggtaaagATTTATCAGTACATAGATGATGTACTCATAGGAGGGAGTCAATTAGAAGAAGTTGAAAAAACTCAAAAGGATATTATTGCCCATTTAGAAAACATAGGACTGACAATCCcacctgagaaaatacagaccCCCTCCAGTgaggtaaaatttttaggaatctggTGGAAGGGAGGCATGACGTGCATCCCACCGGAGACTCTCTCCTCTCTCGATCAGATCAAGATACCAGAgtcaaagaaagacttacagCATGCACTGgggttgcttgtgttttggaggaaacacATACCTGATTTTTCAATTATTGCCAGACCCTTATATGATTTACTGAGAAAAAGAGCCCAGTGGGAGTGGACTCAGGTCCACGATGAGGCTTTACAGTTGTTGGTGTTTGAAGCGACTGCCTACCAGGCCCTGGGTCCAATTCACCCAACAGACCCGGTCCAGATTGAATGGGGGTTCGCCAAGACCGGATTGTCCATCCATTTGTGGCAAAAGGGTCCAGAAGGTCCAGTTAGGCCCATTGGGTTTTATTCTCGTAGCTTTAAAGATGCTGAGAAAAGATATACAACTTGGGAAAAAGGTTTATTTGTGGTTAGCCTAGCTCTGAGAGAAGCCGAACGTACCATTCGGCAACAACCTTTAGTTCTCAGAGGCCCATTTAAAGTGATCAAAGCTGTTTTGGCAGGAACTCCACCCCCTGACGGGGTGGCTCAGAGAGCCTCTGTGCGAAAATGGTATGCACAAATAGAGCACTACtgtgaaatcttttctgtaaccGAAGGAGCCCCGAAAGTGCTAAATATACAAGATGAGGTAAACCCAGATAAGGAAAAATCCGAGCTTTTGTCAGTAATACAAGTAGCTCCTCCATTTTCTGGACAATTGCAAAACGTCTGGTTTACAGATGCCTCATCAAAACGGGAGGGGAAGATTTGGAAATACCGAGCTGTGGCACTTCAGGTAGACACCAAGGAACAGATCATTACTGAAGGAGAAGGTAGCGCACAAGTAGGAGAACTAATTGCTGTGTGGAGCGTTTTCCAACATGAGGCTCAATCCGCTTCTTCTGTCTATATCTATACTGACTCTTATGCTGTATTCAAAGGTTGCACTGAATGGCTTCCTTTCTGGGAACAAAATGGATGGGAGGTCAACAGAATACCTGTgtggcaaaaggaaaaatggcaggaTATCCTTACCATTGCCAGACGAGGGAAATTTGCAGTAGCATGGGTAGCATCTCACCAGCAGGATAACACCCCAGTAAGCCGCTGGAATGCTGAGGCAGATGAGCTAGCCCGGCTGGCTCCCCTACAAAGCTCCCAAATAGCAGAGGATTGGGAAAGTCTGTTGGAATGGCTACATGTAAAGCGGAAACATTCAGGAATTAAGGACCTCTATTGTGAGGCACAAGCCCGAGGGTGGCCAGTGACCCGGgaagaatgtaaaacttgtatATCTTCCTGTGAGCAATGCCGTGTCCGGTTGGACAGACATCCCCTGGAGAGTGACCCTCTGcacttaagagagggaaaaggcctatgggaggcctggcagattgattacatCGGTCCCTTtcgaaaatcagaaggaaagcattATATACTGGTAGGTGTAGAGATAGTATCCGGACTAGTGCAAGCTAAAGCATGTGCCAAAGCAACaggagaaaatacaataaaagcacTGAAGGAATGGTTTGGAATCTTCCCCAAGCCGCACTCAATCCAATCGGATAATGGCTCACATTTTACAGCCAAAGTGGTCCAAGAgtgggcagcccaggagggaaTTTCGTGGGTGTTTCATACTCCTTACTATCCACAAGCAAACggaattgtggaaagaacaaatggtctaCTAAAACGTTTCCTCAAACCGCATAAGCCAGGATGGGCTGAGCGCGTGTGGGACGCAGTGACCAGCGTCAACAGTCGCTGGGGAGTAAACGGATGCCCGAAGATCACGGCATTCTGTCCAAAACCTCCAACAATTATACCAGCCCCTCATGGTCCTGATCACCCTAGCAACCCATCCCactttccaggacaacctgtcctGGTCGAACTCCCTACAGTGGGCAAAGTGCCACTGGTGTTGGACACGCCCCTTAACAAATAtacctggaaggcaaaagatgccTGTGGGAAAATCCATAAGATTCACACGAGATGGATTGTCCCCTCCTTCTAACCCGAGAAGcgaatttgtttttgtttcattttcaggaggaagcaAGCGACACAGACGCAGCTACAGAGGGAGTGAAGCAGGCGCAGACTTTGATGCAATCTGATTATGATGTGTATGTTGATTTTTGTTGCATTATATTGGGGTCTTATCTATGAAGCTGAAGGGAAGCCAATTCCCCCACCTTTACCCAACCCACATGACCCCCTTGAGGATAATGAATTTGTTTCGTTAGCAAAGACTGTAAGTCAAACCTTTAATCTAAGCCACTGTTGGGTTTGTGGAGGACCCCtaggattatcaagctggccgtgggtttCTATACCGCTCTCCCCATGTCAGATTGTAAGTAACTATAGCGACATTGCAAATACCACCTGGGATGATAGCGGAACTTGGCCAGTCCAATTCCCAAATAAGGGCAAATTTTGTTTAAATCGcactcagaaaggaggagttgatgtAGGGgagagtaagtgtcaatggacactCACACACAAATTGATTAACAAAGATAGGGGCATTTATGTATGGTTGTGGCTCAACGAACAAGGAcgcagcaaaggattcaaggggttttggtcaaacaaaaatgaaacagaacatgCTAAATTGCCGGGAAACAACTTTTTCAATCAAACTTGTGAACGGAAAAACGACACTGGGTCTTGGTACTGTACCATCCGAATAAACAATCATCTAAATGAGGTTTTCAGCCCTCTGGGAGATAGAAACACAAcctattttcaaaccccaaggactgcagagggaccttTTGCCAAAGGTACCAAAGCCAAAAAGGGCCATTATTGGATAtgtggacatactgcctacaaacaactGCCAGCAAACTGGTCGGGAATTTGCTATGTAGGAATCATCCGAcccctgtttttcctccttcctgaggCAGATGGCCCTCAACTGGGAATAAGACTATATGACAAGTTAGGGAACAAAAAGATTGACCGCAATAAGCGATCTGTTGAGTTTAAAATAGGTGGAactcaaaagtggggggaaaatgagtggccccctGAAAGAATTATTAAGCATTATGGGCCTGCCACTTGGAACCCCAATGAACcgatatcaggggcaagagaaccaatttataatttgaaccGTATAATTCGACTACAAGCAGTTCTAgaaattattactaataaaactgctaatgctatagaccttttaactcaacaatctcaacagatgcgcactgcaaTCCTTCAACATCGTATGGTTTTAGACTACCTAttagctgaagagggaggagtatgtggaaaactaaatgtttctaattgttgTCTGGAAATAGCCgatgtaggtgaagtagtccttcaGCTAACCACAGATATTAGGAAACTAGCTCATGTCCCCGTTCAAACATGGAATGGTTGGAGTGGTGATCTATGGTCTTGGTTACccggagcaccatgggtaaagcagcttctattttatctcatatgtgcatttgccgctttgatgtttttgccatgtgttattccttgctttattcagTTAATCCAACGTGTTGTctctaacatgcaatttatatctaCTGTCTCACCTGATGGTGTAAAGCAGATTCGTATTGTTCGCCAACCAAAGCCTGTAGCTGTACCAATCATTTAACTTGTAAACTTAGGATAGACGCTTTCAGGCCTAAACcgcacatgcgctctgggctgggggcgccCATTTTGGCGGATTCCCGGCCCAGGCAAGTCTGACCACCAGTTATCCTTTGGCATTATAGCTTGTGATAATAATCAGAATGTATGCccttttaatacttgattttctGGCTCTTACTTTGTTGGCTATTGCTGTATTTACCCTTGCGTTTTGTATGTTTTCGTCtggtaagtgtccatgtaaaccctCTTGTAGTTGTGCTGTCTCATGTAAACAaccatctccctcccctccccgccgccaaGGACCGAGAGCACATTTCTCGGTCCGCCCTAAGACGGGACCAAGGGCACATTCCTCGGTCCGGTTTGAGACAGAGCCGAGAGCTCATTCCTCGGTCCAGTTCGAAATGGAACCAAGACCGCATTCCTCAGTCCGGGTTGGGATAGAACCGAGGACGCATTCCCCGGTCCTGGCTGAGACAGCACTTTAACTTTGTTTAGTTGAAAACCTGTTAGtcaatattattattgttatcttTTTATAAGTTTATTTGGGAGGTTGTTACTGTTGTTATAGATAGTGTTGTTCATTTACTTTTAAGTTTGAGAAAGAAGTTTCTAGGCCCTAATGACGCATGCGCAGTGGGaaaaagggggcagggaaaggaattttttttcctgctgcgcaTGCTGATCCCAACTGCAGCGGACGGTGTGGACGGCCAGAGACTCGAACTTTTTGTGGTATTTTAGTTAAAACCGCGGGCAAAGATGGAAGATGTGTCGGATTTGATTTTGATTCACGTTgtaatctttgcttttttaattgctatCTTAATTGTTATgcttattctccttttttgtccctgtaaatgtcaaTTATGTAAACTGCCATTACGTTCTTCTGCTAATTCTTTGGAACCTTAAAGTTAGTTTATAAGATGCTTTTGCTTTACAAAATTGGTTAGTAGTAAGCATGATGCTTTTGTTGGAAGACGTTATCGGTTGTATGTCTGTCAgctaaaaaatgtttatatttgttgtTAATATAGTTGTTAGTAAAAATGCTCACTGCTGTTAAGGATattgttaaagacatgtttatggaaaggaaaatttgctggaaatcttgttATCAGTTGTTGCATTTTTGCGCTTTtctggtctctctctctctctttctgtactgttatctttaacgccaccacgaagacagcaatgtcgagccacggggtggtgtaaggaactgtattagacattgtttgtctctacATTGCTGCTCCGAGACCACCACTTCCCGCCTTGACATCCTGTTGCTCTAGAGGAGTACGCTACAGAGCCCCGACaaaaaaccacgacatccgcccgaagcaAGAACAACAGCAGCCTCGGCCGTGCCTGCCGTGCTGTAACAAGCTAGGTGCGAGACAAGGAGGACttgacaccccccctccccagcacgacCACCATGGACACCTGGGCAAGACCACGGGGTGGCACCTATTCTGTGGAAACGGGTGGACCTTTCGTGGAAACAGCGAGAACTGGGGCTATAAAAGGGTCGCGTACTCCTCTCCAGGGTATCCTGGTCTTCGGCACCTGTTACTTGGACCTGAGACCCC
Proteins encoded in this region:
- the LOC141920612 gene encoding endogenous retrovirus group 3 member 1 Env polyprotein-like: MMCMLIFVALYWGLIYEAEGKPIPPPLPNPHDPLEDNEFVSLAKTVSQTFNLSHCWVCGGPLGLSSWPWVSIPLSPCQIVSNYSDIANTTWDDSGTWPVQFPNKGKFCLNRTQKGGVDVGESKCQWTLTHKLINKDRGIYVWLWLNEQGRSKGFKGFWSNKNETEHAKLPGNNFFNQTCERKNDTGSWYCTIRINNHLNEVFSPLGDRNTTYFQTPRTAEGPFAKGTKAKKGHYWICGHTAYKQLPANWSGICYVGIIRPLFFLLPEADGPQLGIRLYDKLGNKKIDRNKRSVEFKIGGTQKWGENEWPPERIIKHYGPATWNPNEPISGAREPIYNLNRIIRLQAVLEIITNKTANAIDLLTQQSQQMRTAILQHRMVLDYLLAEEGGVCGKLNVSNCCLEIADVGEVVLQLTTDIRKLAHVPVQTWNGWSGDLWSWLPGAPWVKQLLFYLICAFAALMFLPCVIPCFIQLIQRVVSNMQFISTVSPDGVKQIRIVRQPKPVAVPII
- the LOC141920613 gene encoding uncharacterized protein LOC141920613, whose amino-acid sequence is MSKCDPLRTHIPFLVGKRKLMGTLPAVDVCDEVLLRGKGIDKLYDLLEAHRSRPSVQGLDWARKHWFQVQSVVDRIRVLQKEAKVKKGKGKSIICAVLGASLVAAMEEKKEKSRQNDIVTDSLQSAIQSLQNQLREAKEVVEDQKEQIMILKSELREQLLAETDTLAEAQVKLLEKGIRQIYPQGDLQKARETVESLPHMYPLVKTEYVYEDDSDHRPQVITKEVPFTSTELAKLKKDFARTAKESETEYVWRVSLSGGDGILLSEKEAEGYWGPGVFLTTGDHRAPWSLTQRVAYWAGGLNPLERGDPLAITGTVDQLVESVQKAACLQMMYDRELKPNQGSPMMMPVDPERMTPLIRGLPDSLKPIGIQLQGKIQNSSNVERMTASLEGIVTPDHRQPGRKVWTWGEVAQELINFGRKYGPVSGSSQRIETRILRAAEKIIGRQSSMKKGQGLGSPRFQNSGRERPLTRQGLWQLGLQKGVPRDLMDGLTTKKLEQLVYNWSGQKVPSRPTPSAPPIVSDPPLIDLGEEPTGEKKVAGN